Genomic DNA from bacterium:
CGCGGTCGCGGCGGCGCCGCCCGCCTCCGCGAGCAGCGACGCGACCTTGCCCCGCAGTTCGAGGGCCATGCGCTCGGCGGTCTTCGCGCCCACGCCGGGGATCGTCGAGAGGCGCGCCACGTCGCCGGCCGCGATGGCGGCGCAGAGCTCGTCGACCGGCATGCCCGAGAGCACCGCCGTCGCCAGCTTCGGGCCGATCTTGCTCACGCCGATCAACTGCTCGAAGAGGCGCTTCTCCCGCTCCGTCGCGAACCCGAAGAGCTGGATCGCGTCCTCGCGCACCTGCGTCGAGATCTCGAGGGCGGCCGGCTCCCCCTCCGCCGGGAGGGCGTAGAACGTCGAGAGCGGGATCTGCACCTGGTAGCCGACGCCGCCGACGTCGATCAGAACGCTGTTCGGGGCCTTGCGCGCGACGCGCCCGGCCAGCCGCCCGATCACTTCCCGGCCCCCGCCGCAAACGCGGTCCAGGCCGCCCGCGCCGATCCGCGCCGGCGCCCCGC
This window encodes:
- the ruvA gene encoding Holliday junction branch migration protein RuvA, which translates into the protein GAPARIGAGGLDRVCGGGREVIGRLAGRVARKAPNSVLIDVGGVGYQVQIPLSTFYALPAEGEPAALEISTQVREDAIQLFGFATEREKRLFEQLIGVSKIGPKLATAVLSGMPVDELCAAIAAGDVARLSTIPGVGAKTAERMALELRGKVASLLAEAGGAAATAVRAEGADRAAEDAAAALVNLGYRQKDAEKAVGKAAREGETGLEALIRRALAILAG